Proteins encoded by one window of Eremothecium cymbalariae DBVPG#7215 chromosome 1, complete sequence:
- the NCA2 gene encoding Nca2p (similar to Ashbya gossypii AFR321C) translates to MIVNRYVVTQLESITRQLELELYACSDVVRSLDLKIEDGELKKANDLLQLVKTETDACIAAVNSGNSGFVTSFDRIIEKLEALPEQLVSTKNAPLDDLVAASIQNYLYMLMYHTLVAKNLNRLPRLLSDQSYYEQVFRSPWYNKALYGLQVLPTKLYRYAKNNNLTELPTKLRNTLKIHSLQFVGISMKRPWSWMELPAAMVETDVLQRAESLERQTNEDVSRFGQLIHRFPKDDEDKFQVFRDFFELPPDAKLLDVVRKISKWDISYSSPKPSWIARHWPVILLAFMGGPSTVLYVWQSRYNIISFLERNLVQFTKDLITNWVIEPIRNIWSTVRHDPNSSVALMSQGTLNTEVSSLQRMIIDFVKEHEDGNTIDTDVLLKQVEFGNLTQFMEIYEAQLKKPVKNILTGDLIRALLIQIQKGKVDGSIAVHGIDQILQSQQLVFGIVSISPALIILYTVWTSISKLFRYGTIWMGTSQCRSEIGVSMNNVERLLNYSVTSPKEVDYWNTGLLTLEMANLRQLGQKLVPNNRMLEWFRDIDDLVSNTTLDAQAKLNVINRIYHVYGKYF, encoded by the coding sequence ATGATTGTTAATCGGTATGTGGTGACACAGCTCGAATCAATAACTCGTCAGCTTGAGTTGGAGTTGTACGCTTGTTCTGACGTTGTTCGATCTCTAGATCTGAAGATTGAGGATGGTGAACTCAAGAAGGCCAATGATCTTCTACAACTGGTCAAAACAGAAACAGATGCTTGTATTGCTGCAGTTAATAGTGGGAACTCGGGTTTTGTAACGTCATTTGACAGAATTATTGAGAAATTAGAAGCGCTTCCAGAGCAATTGGTTTCAACTAAGAACGCTCCTTTAGACGATCTTGTTGCTGCGAGTATCCAAAATTACCTCTATATGTTGATGTACCATACACTAGTAGCCAAGAATTTGAATAGGTTACCACGTTTGCTGTCAGACCAATCTTATTACGAGCAGGTTTTTAGATCGCCTTGGTATAATAAAGCACTATATGGTCTTCAAGTTTTACCAACCAAACTGTACAGATATGCTAAAAACAATAATTTAACAGAGCTTCCTACGAAATTGCGCAATACTTTGAAAATACATAGCCTGCAGTTTGTCGGTATCTCTATGAAAAGACCTTGGTCCTGGATGGAACTTCCAGCTGCTATGGTTGAGACTGATGTTCTCCAAAGGGCTGAAAGCTTGGAGAGGCAAACAAATGAAGACGTTTCCAGATTTGGCCAGTTGATCCATCGTTTCCCAAAAGACGATGAAGACAAGTTCCAGGTTTTTCGGGATTTTTTTGAACTTCCTCCAGATGCCAAGCTTTTAGATGTTGTGCGTAAAATCAGTAAATGGGATATATCATACAGTTCTCCAAAGCCCAGTTGGATTGCACGCCATTGGCCTGTAATACTGCTGGCATTTATGGGAGGCCCATCTACCGTGCTTTACGTTTGGCAATCACGCTATAACATTATCAGCTTTTTGGAACGTAATTTGGTTCAGTTCACCAAGGATCTGATTACCAACTGGGTCATTGAACCGATCCGCAATATTTGGTCCACGGTTCGTCATGATCCCAATTCCTCTGTGGCACTAATGTCCCAAGGAACATTAAACACAGAGGTTTCTTCATTACAACGAATGATAATTGATTTTGTAAAGGAACATGAAGATGGTAACACCATTGACACAGACGTGCTCTTGAAACAAGTTGAATTCGGGAATCTAACCCAATTTATGGAAATTTACGAAGcacaattaaaaaaaccTGTTAAGAACATTTTGACAGGCGATCTAATTCGTGCTCTATTGATCCAAATTCAGAAGGGTAAGGTCGATGGCTCTATTGCCGTCCACGGCATTGATCAAATACTACAATCTCAACAACTTGTGTTTGGAATTGTCTCTATATCACCGGCGTTAATTATTCTATACACAGTTTGGACTTCCATTTCTAAACTGTTTAGATATGGCACTATATGGATGGGAACCTCTCAGTGTCGCTCCGAAATTGGCGTCTCTATGAACAACGTAGAACGTTTGTTAAACTACAGCGTTACATCTCCCAAAGAAGTCGATTACTGGAACACAGGCTTATTAACTTTGGAGATGGCCAATCTTCGCCAATTAGGTCAGAAATTAGTACCAAATAACAGAATGCTCGAGTGGTTCCGTGATATTGATGACCTCGTTAGCAACACAACGTTGGATGCACAAGCGAAGCTTAATGTGATCAACAGAATTTATCATGTATACGGTAAATACTTTTAA
- a CDS encoding uncharacterized protein (similar to Ashbya gossypii AFR320W) → MSSSLINRSLANIKTELEFLVESNVISQSQSQQILSMLSNPREGTMKAASQQVLKEYVEALYAFVPQQPGDLEFKVGDKIEVLEKPSADWYKGQHNGRVGMFPSNYVKSLRTLPNGGRFDEPPPQYSLMVQDTAHSSSSNHSQLPPAPPAPIGGGYYQQPSLPPAASSYYQQQQIPMPLGSSSYQQNPAPPVQYQQPVAQPVVQQAAPQAVEQAQGQSSGGSDIFKKFGSKLGNAAVFGAGATMGSELVHHIF, encoded by the coding sequence ATGTCATCCAGTCTTATAAATCGTTCGTTGgcaaatattaaaacagaaCTTGAGTTCTTAGTGGAATCAAATGTTATTAGCCAAAGCCAGTCGCAGCAAATTTTATCTATGCTTTCTAACCCTAGGGAAGGTACAATGAAAGCAGCATCACAACAAGTTTTGAAAGAGTATGTGGAAGCATTATATGCTTTTGTTCCCCAGCAGCCTGGAGATTTAGAGTTTAAAGTTGGGGATAAGATAGAGGTCTTGGAAAAGCCTTCTGCTGATTGGTATAAGGGGCAGCACAATGGTAGAGTGGGTATGTTTCCATCTAACTATGTTAAGTCATTAAGAACTCTGCCCAATGGTGGTAGGTTCGATGAACCGCCTCCTCAATATAGTCTGATGGTTCAGGATACAGCACATTCTTCTAGTTCCAATCACTCACAACTACCACCTGCTCCACCAGCCCCCATTGGTGGTGGGTACTATCAACAACCGTCTCTACCTCCTGCTGCTTCGAGTTAttatcaacagcagcagattCCAATGCCTCTGGGTTCATCAAGCTACCAGCAGAATCCTGCTCCACCTGTTCAGTATCAACAGCCAGTAGCCCAGCCAGTAGTACAGCAAGCTGCACCACAGGCAGTAGAGCAAGCTCAGGGACAGAGCTCAGGTGGCTCtgatatattcaagaagtttGGAAGCAAGTTAGGTAATGCTGCTGTATTTGGTGCTGGTGCAACCATGGGCTCTGAGCTTGTCCACCACATATTTTAA
- the PRE9 gene encoding proteasome core particle subunit alpha 3 (similar to Ashbya gossypii AFR318W) codes for MGSRRYDSRTTIFSPEGRLYQVEYALESISHAGTAIGIMAKDGIVLAAERKVTSKLLEQDTSSEKLYRLNDNITVAVAGLTADAEILINTARLHAQNYLKMYNEEIPVEILVRRLSDIKQGYTQHGGLRPFGVSFIYAGYDDRYGYQLYTSNPSGNYSGWKAISVGANTQAAQTLLQMDYKDEITFENAIELALKTLSKTTDNSSLTDDRLEFATIKQDSNGKLVQKIYKPSEIKELLQKSGIMKQEENAD; via the coding sequence ATGGGTTCCAGAAGATACGACTCTAGAACGACGATCTTTTCCCCTGAGGGGAGATTATATCAGGTTGAATATGCTTTGGAATCTATATCTCACGCTGGTACAGCAATTGGTATCATGGCGAAGGATGGAATAGTGCTGGCAGCCGAGAGAAAGGTGACTAGCAAACTATTAGAACAGGATACATCGAGTGAGAAATTGTATAGGCTAAATGATAATATTACAGTTGCTGTGGCAGGGTTAACAGCAGATGCAGAGATTCTGATAAACACAGCTAGATTGCATGCAcagaattatttgaagatgtaTAATGAGGAGATTCCAGTTGAGATTCTTGTTAGACGGCTTTCAGATATCAAGCAGGGTTACACGCAGCATGGTGGATTGAGGCCATTTGGGGTTTCGTTTATTTATGCGGGGTATGATGACCGTTATGGGTACCAGTTGTATACGTCAAATCCTTCTGGCAATTATTCGGGTTGGAAGGCGATCAGTGTAGGCGCCAACACACAGGCTGCACAGACATTATTGCAGATGGATTACAAGGATGAAATTACGTTTGAAAATGCAATTGAGCTAGCATTGAAGACACTATCGAAGACTACGGATAATAGCTCGTTAACAGATGACAGACTAGAATTCGCCACTATCAAGCAGGATTCGAATGGGAAGTTAGTGCAGAAAATATACAAGCCCTCTGAAATTAAGGAATTGTTGCAGAAAAGTGGTATAATGAAGCAAGAAGAGAACGCGGATTGA
- the URN1 gene encoding Urn1p (similar to Ashbya gossypii AFR317C) — protein sequence MVWKRAKTGEGEFYYYETVSGEKTWERPETFEEETVMGAVGLVKGYSSSSEEEEEEEEEQQQQQQEQQHGVDISKPLDVRVGYDSEHARFIALFDRYELNPYSSWSLQSRKVQSDPEFYTLLDDETRRELFEDWCTMKLAKAGGDSSASLTGEEEEEEDDDDDEDESLEPVKFHYLSHIVSKSTIKPQTVFSDVKTENKLLFKNFNIDETHPKQEQRQFVSSLLFYYKKKSSKERVEIFKNLLDTKVKHEINNEDQLQQILDQENLPNDAYEIESQLITMEKYIGMHDSLRQLQEDIKYYVVGVRDKTILIKEFLRHMVRSTSQVRSGS from the coding sequence ATGGTGTGGAAGAGGGCCAAGACTGGCGAGGGCGAGTTCTACTACTATGAAACGGTCAGCGGGGAGAAGACATGGGAAAGACCGGAAACGTTTGAGGAAGAGACGGTGATGGGTGCCGTTGGTTTGGTGAAAGGGTACTCATCGTCTTcggaggaggaggaggaggaggaggaggagcagcagcagcagcagcaggagcagcagcatgGTGTTGATATTAGCAAGCCGTTGGATGTGAGGGTAGGGTACGATAGTGAGCATGCACGATTCATTGCCTTGTTTGATAGGTATGAGCTGAATCCTTACAGTTCGTGGAGCTTGCAATCGCGCAAGGTTCAGAGTGACCCAGAATTTTATACTTTGTTGGATGACGAGACGAGGAGAGAGCTTTTTGAAGATTGGTGTACTATGAAGCTGGCAAAGGCAGGTGGGGACAGTTCTGCAAGTTTAActggagaagaagaagaagaagaggacgatgacgacgatgagGACGAGAGTTTGGAGCCTGTAAAGTTCCACTATCTGTCCCATATTGTGTCAAAATCGACAATTAAGCCACAGACTGTGTTCAGTGATGTTAAAACAGAGAAcaaattattattcaagaatTTTAATATCGACGAGACCCACCcaaaacaagaacaacGGCAATTTGTATCCAGTTTgctattttattataaaaagaagtCTTCAAAAGAGAGAGTGgaaatcttcaaaaatttacTAGACACAAAAGTAAAGCATGAGATCAACAACGAAGATCAATTACAACAAATTTTAGACCAGGAAAACTTACCCAATGATGCATACGAAATCGAGTCCCAACTAATAACCAtggaaaaatatattggGATGCATGATAGTCTACGTCAGCTACAAGAAgatataaaatattatgtAGTGGGTGTTAGGGATAAGACAATACTGATTAAGGAATTCCTGAGACATATGGTGCGATCAACAAGTCAGGTACGTAGTGGTTCGTGA
- the CAF130 gene encoding CCR4-NOT core subunit CAF130 (similar to Ashbya gossypii AFR316W) codes for MVRKNKTKVDAPVVKGPLTSIFRTYKPDIRSLVEFRLNVGDEHFDALITEKVVVTLFMTRSGNSMLHMLYDLCCGRIKLTEYKQSLKVRSNHSYWKSCYKDWGSRRDILSEFLDFCLRNENCALDYIEYASATRKLPLQFLLPEPLRPYLIDDEYNLLLDYMIQSRPMWEMLLTQGIPKFLPELVDEYNRSYEFNGYYVWYGNVTCSQVQVQSSTKELYTKFFYTLFDKLTVTKELLPKLNVALWSHSWPASYTKQTLLDLSNDDDDHYDQDVDSENDHWPQQKLSSREQVFTFDLNRDGTLEFPNVFLHAKKRHEILYRVLGLPDAEGPLLKAQFMTLAALVDPITQPPPTEDHIISIDLIFQMFLGSTSNLIENMLISRGRDWRFHVCYNMQKIVLATMKRLNCHDGDVLNTVNNSDESVHWNVNLDKWTPRGLNTQDLELLYMVDMLSIYAMYRLYSYLPVQMNPFLPLALHLWKNLTNVLLRGLEIDRFEEDRETFNTPIIVRAAIRGTAALRSVVATMINDHFSSKEHDFKHEPINLFMSPHGRKLCHGALYADVRSHAAAMLSLGIDLNDVTDLLSDLQPGDRFDDDVKYMFDYEYDDYNAIDPEQLYDENEEDLERLEEIQQRERIKDMRGYYKRCHCVFDDDELLSDEEEGETASSNIDRPKYSHNSLNLPSSMLSTTFNGPNSQKFAIRSRDGVDFDFNGKDWRDIPRGLNFYYTEHYVFVNKLHADVVYYLMKEATTKKMEPNHASFILRSIATCIKLEQEKSMVYDVMNGRTDKGSSSNSNSDRVNELTSDFIYEKWCEESLFTKMMYYNNDLVWRMMDEMLMCSGYRRVLIWFITHLEISHSLIHYIFELVMGMRGNVDYDEEAEDDIKNRNLDILDSLSLGSSSVTIKIPFSRQGPIILSIIEINMLLLEFFINATIYFSDNMKNLNSDEELPLSQSENEGSDDLEYGLCEDGDKDTLGVSPHVIGLMKLVCFMVDMLMEKKKFDFTDSEYIFELQTLLMNWIGIIPEARNLFFKLKSSILEASSQNDSSKSDKQGTENIRKKSSQSLVTEGEGIEQKIVNIDREDHLENCLSDADFPPTPIDINNLKLENVGSPEIDNNNNLSKYNKMLIELLPLHVDNENTAVTALRSFITKHSLTNKTAVFGRRVIYQDHAIMGLYMADKEMRQREFLAEFGIDYNSVVNNEDEELST; via the coding sequence ATGGTGAGGAAGAACAAGACGAAAGTGGACGCTCCGGTGGTGAAAGGGCCTTTGACGTCAATATTCCGGACGTACAAGCCTGACATACGGTCTTTGGTGGAGTTTCGATTGAATGTGGGGGATGAACATTTTGATGCGTTGATAACCGAGAAGGTGGTAGTTACGCTCTTTATGACGCGAAGTGGGAATAGCATGTTGCATATGTTGTATGATTTGTGTTGTGGGCGGATCAAATTGACTGAATATAAGCAGTCTTTAAAGGTACGATCGAACCACAGTTATTGGAAGTCATGTTACAAGGATTGGGGGAGTCGGCGGGATATATTGTCAGAGTTTTTGGACTTTTGCCTACGTAATGAGAATTGTGCACTGGATTACATCGAGTATGCTTCAGCGACGAGAAAGCTACCGTTACAGTTTTTGCTACCGGAGCCTTTGAGGCCGTATcttattgatgatgagtaTAATTTGCTGTTAGATTATATGATACAAAGCAGGCCGATGTGGGAAATGCTGCTGACACAGGGGATTCCGAAGTTTTTGCCGGAACTCGTTGACGAGTATAATAGGAGCTATGAGTTTAATGGATATTATGTATGGTATGGAAATGTAACTTGCTCCCAGGTCCAAGTCCAGTCGTCTACAAAGGAATTGTATACTAAGTTTTTCTATACGTTATTTGACAAATTAACTGTCACCAAGGAGTTATTGCCGAAGCTTAATGTAGCCCTATGGAGCCACTCATGGCCTGCGTCATATACAAAGCAAACTCTTTTGGATTTAtctaatgatgatgatgaccaTTACGACCAAGATGTGGATTCAGAAAATGATCATTGGCCGCAGCAGAAACTATCTTCTAGGGAACAGGTATTTACCTTTGACTTGAATCGGGATGGCACCCTCGAATTTCCAAACGTTTTTCTGCATGCCAAAAAGAGACATGAAATACTTTATAGAGTTTTGGGTCTTCCAGATGCGGAAGGGCCATTATTAAAAGCTCAATTTATGACTTTAGCGGCATTGGTAGATCCTATCACAcaaccaccaccaacagAGGATCACATCATTTCTATTGATTTAATATTCCAAATGTTTCTCGGTTCCACTTCCAATcttattgaaaatatgCTTATTTCTAGGGGTAGGGATTGGAGGTTTCACGTATGTTATAATATGCAGAAGATTGTGTTAGCCACCATGAAGCGTCTAAATTGCCACGATGGGGATGTTTTGAACACTGTAAACAACAGTGATGAGTCTGTACACTGGAATGTTAATCTAGATAAATGGACACCGAGGGGTTTGAATACACAAGATTTAGAATTACTTTACATGGTAGACATGTTATCGATATATGCTATGTATCGCTTGTATTCGTATCTTCCAGTCCAAATGAATCCGTTTCTGCCGCTAGCGCTTCATCTATGGAAGAATCTAACAAATGTATTGTTACGGGGTCTTGAAATCGACAggtttgaagaagatcGTGAGACGTTTAATACTCCGATAATAGTACGTGCAGCTATAAGAGGTACTGCAGCCCTAAGAAGCGTTGTGGCGACCATGATAAATGACCATTTCTCCTCTAAAGAACATGACTTCAAACACGAACCAATAAATCTGTTTATGTCTCCTCACGGTAGGAAACTATGCCACGGTGCACTCTATGCAGATGTGAGATCCCACGCTGCCGCAATGCTATCATTGGGGATTGACTTAAATGATGTAACTGATTTACTAAGTGATTTACAGCCCGGTGACAggtttgatgatgatgtcaAATACATGTTTGATtatgaatatgatgattaTAATGCCATAGATCCAGAGCAGCTgtatgatgaaaatgaggAGGATCTTGAGAGGTTAGAAGAAATCCAGCAACGTGAGAGAATTAAAGATATGAGGGGCTATTATAAGAGATGTCACTGcgtttttgatgatgatgaactgctatctgatgaagaagagggTGAAACTGCTTCAAGCAATATAGATCGCCCTAAATATTCTCATAATTCGCTGAATTTACCATCTTCAATGCTTAGTACGACCTTTAATGGCCCTAATTCTCAAAAGTTTGCTATTCGTTCCAGAGATGgtgttgattttgatttcaatGGTAAGGACTGGAGAGATATACCAAGAGGActaaatttttattatacagAGCATTATGTTTTCGTTAACAAATTACATGCAGATGTTGtctattatttgatgaaagaAGCTACTACGAAGAAAATGGAACCCAATCATGCTTCATTTATTCTTAGAAGCATTGCTACTTGTATTAAGTTAGAACAGGAAAAATCTATGGTTTATGACGTTATGAATGGCCGGACTGATAAAGGATCTAGCTCTAACTCAAATTCTGATAGGGTAAACGAATTAACAAGTGATTTTATATACGAGAAGTGGTGCGAGGAATCCTTGTTCACAAAAATGATGTACTACAATAATGACTTAGTTTGGAGAATGATGGATGAAATGCTGATGTGCAGTGGATATCGCAGAGTTCTTATATGGTTTATTACTCACCTTGAAATCTCACATTCACTGATTCATTATATCTTTGAACTAGTAATGGGCATGAGGGGAAATGTCGATTATGATGAGGAAGCTGAGGATGATATCAAGAATCGTAATTTAGATATTTTAGACTCTTTGTCTTTAGGCTCATCATCTGTGACCATCAAGATCCCATTTTCGAGACAAGGGCCTATTATATTGTCCATCATCGAAATTAATATGCTCCTACTAGagtttttcattaatgCTACAATATACTTTTCTGATaacatgaaaaatttgaatagCGATGAAGAACTTCCTCTATCACAATCTGAAAATGAAGGAAGTGATGATCTCGAATATGGTCTATGTGAAGATGGGGATAAAGATACTCTAGGTGTTTCGCCACATGTTATTGGTTTAATGAAATTGGTGTGTTTTATGGTAGACATGTTAATggagaaaaagaaatttgaCTTTACTGATTCTGAGTACATATTTGAGTTACAGACACTTCTGATGAATTGGATAGGTATTATTCCTGAGGCTCGTAACCTGTTTTTCAAActaaaatcttcaatattaGAAGCTTCATCTCAAAACGATTCAAGTAAATCTGACAAACAAGGTACCGAAAATATACGCAAAAAATCTTCTCAATCTCTAGTTACAGAAGGTGAAGGAATTGAACAAAAGATCGTTAACATCGATCGAGAGGATCACTTAGAAAATTGTTTGAGTGATGCAGATTTCCCGCCCACACCCATTGATATCAATAATCTAAAGCTGGAGAATGTTGGCTCTCCAGAAATagataataacaacaatttATCGAAATATAACAAAATGCTTATAGAATTACTCCCTCTACATGTGGACAATGAAAATACTGCAGTTACCGCATTGAGAAGTTTCATTACTAAACATTCCTTAACCAATAAGACAGCGGTTTTCGGTAGAAGGGTCATCTACCAAGATCATGCGATCATGGGATTATATATGGCAGATAAGGAGATGCGGCAGCGTGAATTTTTGGCAGAATTTGGTATTGATTATAACTCAGTTGTAAACaatgaggatgaagagcTTTCCACGTAA
- the SUE1 gene encoding Sue1p (similar to Ashbya gossypii AFR315C), producing MVKGKPLEILRHLPRVPTTQYLSLEELRTDIFFSGYRPMVYPVKQNPLFRSSKNILESSIGKGLGRDKDKGNAGNGCSGASSVRGHG from the coding sequence ATGGTTAAGGGAAAACCTTTAGAGATACTAAGGCATCTTCCCAGGGTGCCCACGACACAATACCTTTCGTTGGAGGAACTACGTACAGACATCTTCTTTAGTGGCTACAGGCCTATGGTATATCCAGTGAAGCAGAATCCGTTATTTCGGAGCAGTAAAAACATACTAGAAAGTAGCATAGGTAAAGGACTGGGACGAGACAAGGATAAGGGTAATGCGGGCAATGGATGCAGCGGAGCAAGCTCTGTGCGGGGCCACGGATGA
- the PEX4 gene encoding E2 ubiquitin-protein ligase peroxin 4 (similar to Ashbya gossypii AFR314W) gives MVHRANNRASRMLAEYKQIREQLQSHESILMLCPAGDGGSLSKWEAQFCGPENTPYADFTFTLSIEIPEMYPNEPPNCRFPPNHICHPNIKWSTGEVCLDLLKHETWSPMYNLLQVVEAIRTLLAEPGVDSPLDVDLAKLYSVDKQAYQGLVTYRLCSRTL, from the coding sequence ATGGTTCATAGAGCAAATAATAGGGCTTCAAGGATGCTGGCCGAGTATAAACAGATTCGGGAGCAGCTGCAGTCGCATGAGTCAATCTTAATGTTATGCCCGGCAGGGGATGGAGGTAGTTTGTCTAAGTGGGAAGCGCAGTTCTGTGGCCCTGAAAACACTCCATACGCTGATTTCACGTTTACTTTGAGTATTGAGATTCCAGAGATGTATCCAAACGAACCGCCTAACTGCAGATTCCCACCGAATCACATATGCCatccaaatatcaaatGGTCTACTGGTGAGGTTTGCCTAGACCTACTCAAGCATGAGACATGGTCCCCCATGTATAATCTTCTGCAAGTCGTGGAGGCGATACGTACGCTACTAGCGGAACCAGGAGTTGATTCTCCGCTAGATGTGGACTTGGCAAAACTATATTCAGTCGATAAACAAGCATATCAAGGTCTGGTGACTTACAGGTTATGTAGCAGGACCCTCTGA
- the PHB1 gene encoding prohibitin subunit PHB1 (similar to Ashbya gossypii AFR313C), producing MSRFLENIANIAVPIGVAIFAAQSCIYDVRGGTRAVIFDRLSGVQQKVVGEGTHFLIPWLQKAVIYDVRTKPKNIATNTGTKDLQIVTLTLRVLHRPDVIALPKIYQELGLDYDERVLPSIGNEVLKAIVAQFDAAELITQRELVSQKIRQELAKRAHAFHIKLEDVAITHMVFGHEFTKSVEKKQIAQQESERAKYLVQLAEQERAAAVIRAEGDAEAAEYISKALNKAGDGLLMIRRLEASKKIAQTLAGSSNITYLPSSSKGGSHDACGTPSSLLLNLGR from the coding sequence ATGTCGAGgtttttagaaaatataGCTAATATTGCAGTTCCAATTGGCGTTGCCATTTTCGCGGCGCAGTCGTGTATTTATGATGTTAGAGGTGGCACAAGGGCTGTTATATTTGACCGTCTATCTGGTGTACAACAGAAGGTTGTTGGTGAAGGTACTCACTTTCTGATCCCATGGTTGCAGAAAGCTGTTATTTATGATGTGCGTACGAAACCCAAGAATATTGCAACGAACACAGGTACCAAGGACCTGCAGATAGTTACTTTAACGTTGCGTGTGTTACACAGGCCGGATGTGATTGCGTTACCTAAAATTTACCAAGAATTAGGGCTTGATTACGATGAAAGAGTGCTTCCCTCGATTGGTAACGAGGTACTCAAGGCTATTGTTGCACAGTTTGATGCAGCCGAGTTAATAACTCAAAGGGAGCTTGTGTCGCAGAAAATCAGACAAGAACTGGCCAAACGTGCGCATGCATTCCACATAAAATTGGAAGATGTGGCGATTACTCACATGGTGTTTGGCCACGAGTTTACCAAGTCAGTCGAAAAGAAGCAGATTGCACAACAGGAATCCGAGAGGGCCAAGTACCTAGTTCAACTAGCTGAACAGGAGAGAGCAGCCGCTGTTATCAGAGCTGAAGGTGATGCGGAGGCAGCTGAATACATTTCCAAAGCGTTGAATAAAGCGGGTGATGGTCTTTTAATGATCAGAAGATTAGAAGCTTCTAAAAAGATTGCCCAGACCTTGGCTGGTTCCTCGAACATCACATACTtaccttcatcatctaaagGTGGTTCGCATGACGCCTGTGGTACACCTAGCTCgttattgttgaatttagGGAGGTAG
- a CDS encoding MARVEL domain-containing protein (similar to Ashbya gossypii AFR312W), whose product MLSILDNSLRAANFLFLIIVLALTGSLINGQNRSHSRVNFGLFTAIFALLFDSLYSVLANFISALAWPILLITTDVLNLIFTFAAATALGAAIGPHSCSNSGFLRGNDISEGREGRCRKVQASSVFLFFSFFIFLAKAVLSGLNIVSTGAFSSGSGRKTGGGVPTISQV is encoded by the coding sequence ATGCTTTCTATTCTAGATAATTCGTTGCGTGCAGccaattttttgtttctgatCATCGTTTTGGCGTTAACCGGTTCATTAATCAATGGGCAAAATCGTTCACACTCTAGAGTAAACTTTGGGTTGTTCACGGCTATTTTTGCGCTGTTGTTTGATTCGCTTTACTCGGTATTGGCTAACTTCATCTCTGCGCTTGCCTGGCCCATTTTGCTCATCACTACTGATGTGCTAAACTTGATCTTCActtttgctgctgcaactgCTCTGGGCGCTGCGATTGGGCCACATTCATGTTCCAACTCAGGCTTTCTTAGGGGAAATGATATTTCTGAAGGTAGGGAGGGTAGATGCAGGAAAGTTCAAGCTTCTTCTGTGTTCttattcttttctttcttcatctttttgGCCAAAGCTGTGCTTTCTGGTCTAAATATTGTTTCAACTGGAGCATTTAGCTCTGGGTCCGGTAGAAAGACTGGAGGTGGCGTGCCAACTATTTCCCAAGTCTAG